In Flavobacteriales bacterium, one genomic interval encodes:
- a CDS encoding universal stress protein, producing the protein MSPKKNKILIPTDFTPVSDVAMNHALNLAKHNGAEVYLLHVVDKKEEVEAARAKLEKEQAKAKEMNGAVTTHRLVRVGSIYKDIGDAAAEINANLIVMGTHGMRGVLMFTGSRILRIITSSEVPFIVVQDRLIKETGYDSIVVPLDLHKETRQKLTIVADMARTFNSKVHLIVPKEDDEFLHKELANNIKFATHYLNERGIEHDATISEEDSNDFVRAVVKHALALDADLITIMNLSKGNIFGALGLPYEQEILTNKAHIPVMCMNPRETGTNSGWSFQ; encoded by the coding sequence ATGAGCCCCAAGAAGAACAAGATCCTAATACCAACCGATTTTACGCCTGTTTCTGATGTTGCGATGAACCATGCGCTGAATTTAGCCAAGCACAATGGTGCAGAAGTGTATTTGCTGCATGTTGTGGACAAGAAGGAAGAGGTTGAGGCAGCACGCGCAAAACTTGAAAAAGAGCAAGCAAAAGCAAAGGAAATGAACGGCGCGGTAACAACGCATAGGCTCGTTCGTGTTGGTTCTATTTACAAGGATATTGGCGATGCCGCGGCAGAGATCAATGCAAATCTGATCGTAATGGGAACGCACGGTATGCGTGGTGTACTCATGTTCACTGGCAGTCGGATCCTGCGGATCATCACTTCTTCAGAAGTTCCCTTCATCGTTGTACAGGACCGGTTGATCAAAGAAACCGGTTATGACTCGATCGTAGTACCGTTGGACCTACACAAAGAGACCCGTCAAAAGCTGACCATCGTGGCCGATATGGCCAGAACCTTCAATAGCAAAGTGCACTTGATCGTACCCAAGGAAGATGACGAATTCCTGCACAAGGAATTGGCGAATAACATCAAGTTCGCCACCCACTATTTGAATGAACGCGGCATTGAGCACGATGCTACCATTAGCGAAGAGGACAGCAATGATTTCGTTCGGGCCGTAGTAAAACATGCATTGGCCCTTGATGCGGATCTGATCACCATCATGAACCTTTCCAAGGGTAATATCTTCGGTGCACTTGGTCTACCTTACGAGCAGGAGATCCTAACGAACAAAGCACATATTCCGGTAATGTGCATGAATCCGCGCGAGACCGGAACCAATTCCGGTTGGTCATTCCAATAA
- a CDS encoding single-stranded DNA-binding protein: MATMKNKVQLIGNLGSDPELKEMGKGQHMVRINLATNERYKGADGEWKDNTQWHPITAWGKQAERLAELTRKGSGLVIEGRLVHRSWETASGEKRYSTEVALSEFHLLASTTGKGWDDDASITNQKGTLASQD, from the coding sequence ATGGCAACGATGAAGAATAAAGTACAGCTGATCGGCAACCTAGGCAGTGATCCTGAACTAAAAGAGATGGGCAAAGGCCAACACATGGTGCGCATCAACTTGGCAACGAATGAACGCTATAAGGGAGCTGATGGTGAGTGGAAGGATAACACCCAATGGCACCCGATAACCGCTTGGGGCAAACAAGCAGAGCGCTTGGCGGAATTGACACGTAAGGGCAGTGGCCTTGTCATTGAGGGGCGCTTGGTCCACCGCAGCTGGGAAACCGCGTCAGGTGAGAAACGCTACAGCACCGAAGTGGCGCTCAGTGAATTCCACTTGTTGGCGAGCACCACAGGAAAAGGCTGGGATGACGATGCCTCAATCACGAATCAGAAGGGTACGCTTGCTTCCCAGGACTGA
- a CDS encoding RNA polymerase sigma factor gives MTEPELIQGCLDGDRRCQEDLYARYSRRMYAVCLRYARHELEAQDLMQEGFIRVFEKLSSFRLQGSLEGWVRRIMVHTSINHYRKKAFQNEKFGLEHLPEGQVDSLAVDRLGERELMALIAALPDGYRHVFNLYAIEGYDHKEIAEMLGCGESTSRSQLSKARKYLQDRIEQKENYTHAGNASH, from the coding sequence TTGACCGAACCGGAACTGATCCAAGGTTGCTTGGACGGAGACCGTCGCTGCCAGGAAGACCTGTATGCGCGGTACTCACGGCGTATGTACGCAGTGTGCTTGCGCTATGCCCGTCATGAGCTGGAGGCGCAGGACCTTATGCAGGAAGGATTCATCCGGGTATTCGAAAAACTTAGCAGTTTCCGATTGCAGGGGTCGCTGGAGGGGTGGGTGCGCAGGATCATGGTACACACATCGATAAACCACTATCGCAAAAAAGCGTTCCAGAACGAGAAGTTCGGCCTGGAGCATTTGCCAGAGGGCCAAGTGGACTCATTGGCAGTGGATCGTCTGGGCGAACGGGAGCTCATGGCGCTGATAGCGGCCTTACCCGATGGATATCGACACGTTTTCAATCTCTACGCGATAGAGGGATACGATCATAAAGAGATCGCGGAAATGCTGGGATGTGGGGAGAGCACATCGCGCAGCCAATTAAGCAAGGCCCGGAAGTATCTCCAGGACCGAATAGAACAAAAAGAAAATTACACCCATGCGGGAAATGCATCCCATTGA
- a CDS encoding single-stranded DNA-binding protein: protein MNTLKNRVHLIGNLGFDPEVREVAEGRKVARLSLATNDSYRNAQGERVTDTQWHTVVAWGSTADAVARILRKGSPVALEGRLVHRSYETKDGSKRYITEVVLSDFQLLPQRADVAA from the coding sequence ATGAACACGCTAAAGAACAGAGTACACCTTATTGGCAACCTTGGATTTGACCCGGAAGTACGCGAAGTAGCAGAAGGTCGTAAGGTGGCTCGCCTCTCACTTGCCACGAACGATAGCTACCGCAATGCACAGGGTGAGCGTGTTACCGATACACAATGGCACACTGTCGTTGCATGGGGTAGCACAGCGGATGCCGTTGCCCGCATTCTACGTAAAGGTTCACCCGTTGCATTGGAGGGCCGCTTGGTACACCGCTCATATGAAACCAAGGATGGGAGCAAGCGCTACATCACGGAAGTGGTATTGAGCGATTTTCAATTGCTGCCACAACGTGCTGATGTTGCGGCGTAA
- a CDS encoding single-stranded DNA-binding protein: MNTLKNRVHLIGNLGFDPEIREVAEGRKVARLSLATNDSYRNAQGERVTDTQWHTVVAWGSTADAVARILRKGSPVALEGRLVHRSYETKDGSKRYITEVVLSDFQLLPQRADVAA, translated from the coding sequence ATGAACACGCTAAAGAACAGAGTACACCTTATTGGCAATCTTGGTTTTGATCCAGAGATCCGCGAAGTAGCAGAAGGCCGCAAGGTGGCTCGCCTCTCATTGGCCACGAACGATAGCTACCGCAATGCACAGGGTGAGCGCGTTACCGACACACAATGGCATACTGTTGTTGCATGGGGAAGCACCGCTGATGCCGTGGCCCGCATTCTGCGCAAAGGTTCACCCGTTGCATTGGAGGGGCGTTTGGTACACCGCTCATATGAAACCAAGGATGGGAGCAAGCGCTACATCACGGAAGTGGTATTGAGCGATTTTCAATTGTTGCCACAGCGTGCTGATGTTGCGGCGTAA
- a CDS encoding acyltransferase — protein MSASTSPKSTRFVALDGVRAVCAYVVVLHHFGPDIPMLQHPFILAFIGQLNLCLTPFFVLSGFVITYHYFDLPSGGFKPYIMRRVGRIVPLYLVLSTVTFAVRIQQGMHVDGKEFFFYLIDIALLKGWFDELKFSGIMQGWSLTTEMAFYLLAPFIFLVIHRRGWRAVIVLPLLFVGLGLLLVNVVGGNALYGFMDSNMFMFGATVLGRAPDFFVGIGLAIAYKKLGSTIQNHYATLIGSIIITICLFVRAYFHWDYNAVGGIMISNFVLPVFGVSLLFWGFLTEETLLRKLLSTKLFQVVGRSSYAFYLIHFGVFYTAFHSVLGHLPATIFTLQILAVVLYRRVEAPCARWVKRRWPFPVSLAAGNS, from the coding sequence ATGTCGGCTTCTACTTCACCAAAAAGCACCCGCTTCGTTGCCCTTGATGGTGTAAGGGCTGTATGTGCTTATGTAGTAGTACTGCATCATTTCGGGCCGGATATACCCATGCTGCAGCATCCGTTCATCCTCGCGTTCATAGGACAACTCAACCTGTGCCTCACGCCGTTCTTCGTATTGAGTGGCTTTGTGATCACCTATCACTATTTCGATCTTCCAAGCGGTGGTTTCAAGCCCTACATTATGCGCCGCGTTGGTCGCATAGTGCCACTCTACTTGGTCCTAAGCACAGTTACGTTCGCGGTCCGGATCCAACAAGGAATGCACGTGGACGGTAAGGAGTTCTTCTTCTACCTTATCGATATCGCCCTTCTGAAGGGTTGGTTCGACGAGCTTAAATTTTCCGGGATCATGCAAGGCTGGTCCCTAACGACCGAAATGGCATTCTACCTCTTAGCGCCATTCATTTTCTTAGTGATACATCGCAGGGGCTGGCGTGCCGTGATCGTACTCCCGCTATTATTCGTTGGGTTGGGCCTTCTGCTAGTGAACGTCGTTGGCGGAAATGCACTTTACGGTTTCATGGACTCCAACATGTTCATGTTCGGCGCTACCGTATTAGGTCGTGCTCCTGATTTTTTCGTCGGCATTGGTCTCGCGATCGCTTACAAGAAATTGGGGAGCACCATCCAAAACCATTACGCAACTCTGATCGGCTCCATCATCATTACAATTTGTTTATTTGTTCGCGCCTACTTCCATTGGGACTATAATGCAGTGGGCGGTATAATGATCTCAAACTTCGTGCTTCCTGTGTTCGGGGTCAGCTTGCTATTCTGGGGCTTTCTTACAGAAGAAACGTTGTTGCGAAAGCTTCTATCGACCAAATTGTTCCAAGTTGTGGGACGCAGTTCGTATGCCTTCTATTTGATCCACTTTGGTGTGTTCTACACGGCTTTCCACTCGGTACTCGGGCACCTCCCGGCCACGATCTTCACGTTACAGATTCTAGCGGTGGTGCTGTACCGTAGAGTAGAAGCTCCTTGTGCTCGTTGGGTTAAGAGGCGTTGGCCGTTTCCGGTATCGTTGGCTGCTGGGAACAGCTGA
- a CDS encoding PKD domain-containing protein has protein sequence MRPFFLFVSFILILTCNAQPCNDVAACMIVNQNNDGSFFFENCSTPTANSQFLWNFGDGTSENGVVVDHYYTQPGTYTVCLTIYWLNCVDSTCTTIVVGDTDPCDDLNAGFSSNTTPNGTFFSNATTGVGFVSTWHWDFGDGNTSNIEEPEHLFAPGTYTVCLTAISIFEQQGGGSVTCSDSTCQTLVIQGNDPCDFLQACFESTQISSNSVYFSNCTPTELGTVFTWLFGDGTTSNDIAPTHTYANAGNYEVCLVAEWQNCFDSTCTYIAVGNDPCANLNAGFSANTTPSGTVFSNGTTGTGFQSIWSWTFGDGATSDNPQPIHTYAEPGIYYTCLTVISLYQYEGQVVTCVDSICIDVIIEEPWVCDDVEACILVNDYGSGTFLFENCSTPIANSQFMWDFGDGTTDTGMIADHVYSQPGTYTVCLTMYWQNCVDSTCTTIVVEGVNPCDELSADFYYSGGEQGMNFGHPSVNLDWTYYWDFGDGTTGFGPSPYHTYPGPGTYLTCLTVSIWDPISQDSCFADHCESIVIGSGPCDFLQACYVPTQTSSNVVFFNNCTPNEPGMVFTWLFGDGSTSNDIAPTHTYANEGVYEVCLVAEWQNCFDSTCTYISVGQGNPCDDFAVELFWNQGGNDTYFFNGTANQPNVTYTWLFDDGTPDATGQNVQHVFTDPGTYWVCVVGTYYNEVAQDTCIVEDCFSLVVAGGSPCDELDSNFNYSGGASGMNFANAVINNTWTYFWDFGDGTTDYGPNPYHTYPAPGTYQTCLTVWTWDPVNQDTCFADHCEAVIVSGSGDPCENLNAEFISTTTPNGTFFSNATTGVGPQTTWYWEFGDGSTSNDAQPNHMFTAGTYTVCLTAISIFEQQGGGVVTCSDSTCHTLVIQGGDPCDFLVACFEPTQTSSNIVYFTNCTPTELGTVFTWHFGDGSISNDLAPTHTYATEGSYEVCLIAEWQNCFDSTCTYITVGQGNPCDDFSVSLAWNEGGNATYFFNATSNRPNTSFTWYFGDDTQSTGAATQHVFNDPGEYEVCVLGALYDPITGDTCLVEDCATLTVGNTMGCDSFSTWFDVVYGNAAVFFEAHTSQSVDGYVWDFGDGTEGYDSDEIHYFEPPGPYTVCLSTYYWNQNTQDTCWSTSCQTVEPFGPNGVTDLNALDLFSIYPQPATDVITIDGATPMTEAIVQLFSMDARLEHQERITALPHQLNVSQLPPAVHLMRIQLDGIRYNYRIVIQ, from the coding sequence ATGCGACCATTCTTTCTCTTCGTCAGCTTTATTTTGATCCTAACATGTAATGCTCAACCCTGTAATGATGTAGCAGCGTGCATGATCGTCAACCAGAACAATGACGGTTCGTTCTTTTTCGAGAATTGCTCAACACCGACGGCCAACTCACAGTTCCTCTGGAACTTTGGTGATGGCACTTCTGAGAACGGCGTAGTTGTGGATCATTATTACACACAACCCGGAACCTATACTGTTTGTTTGACCATTTACTGGCTGAACTGCGTGGATAGCACGTGTACAACGATCGTGGTGGGTGACACTGATCCGTGTGATGACCTCAATGCTGGTTTCTCGTCCAACACCACACCCAACGGCACTTTCTTCAGCAATGCAACAACAGGCGTTGGTTTCGTGAGCACTTGGCATTGGGACTTCGGCGATGGCAACACTAGCAACATCGAGGAACCCGAACACTTATTCGCGCCTGGCACTTACACCGTTTGCCTCACGGCCATCAGCATTTTTGAGCAACAAGGCGGCGGATCGGTCACGTGTTCTGATTCAACATGTCAAACGTTGGTGATCCAGGGCAATGATCCGTGCGACTTTTTACAAGCCTGTTTCGAATCCACCCAGATCAGCTCCAATAGTGTTTATTTCAGCAACTGCACGCCGACTGAACTAGGAACGGTATTCACTTGGCTCTTCGGGGACGGGACGACCAGTAACGATATTGCACCAACACACACCTACGCGAACGCAGGTAATTATGAAGTCTGTTTGGTTGCAGAATGGCAGAATTGTTTTGATAGCACATGCACGTATATCGCAGTGGGTAATGACCCTTGCGCAAACCTGAATGCCGGCTTTAGTGCGAACACAACACCCAGTGGAACCGTCTTCTCCAACGGAACAACAGGAACCGGTTTCCAAAGCATCTGGTCCTGGACATTTGGAGATGGCGCCACCAGCGACAACCCACAACCCATCCACACTTACGCTGAGCCGGGCATCTATTACACCTGTTTAACGGTGATCAGCCTATACCAATATGAAGGCCAGGTGGTCACATGCGTGGACTCTATCTGCATCGATGTCATCATCGAAGAACCTTGGGTCTGCGACGATGTTGAAGCATGCATCCTGGTGAACGATTACGGTAGTGGTACTTTCTTGTTCGAAAATTGCTCGACACCGATCGCCAACTCACAATTCATGTGGGACTTCGGCGATGGCACTACGGATACTGGCATGATCGCGGATCATGTCTATTCGCAACCCGGCACTTATACTGTTTGCTTGACAATGTATTGGCAGAATTGCGTGGATAGTACGTGTACCACCATCGTAGTAGAGGGTGTTAACCCTTGTGATGAACTAAGTGCAGATTTCTATTACTCCGGCGGAGAACAAGGAATGAACTTCGGACACCCGAGCGTAAACTTGGACTGGACCTATTACTGGGATTTCGGAGATGGCACAACGGGCTTTGGCCCAAGCCCATACCACACCTATCCAGGACCAGGCACCTATCTGACCTGCCTGACCGTTTCGATCTGGGATCCAATTAGCCAAGACTCGTGCTTCGCAGATCACTGTGAATCGATCGTGATCGGTAGTGGCCCGTGTGACTTCCTACAAGCCTGTTACGTGCCAACACAAACCAGCTCCAACGTCGTATTCTTCAATAATTGCACCCCGAACGAACCGGGAATGGTTTTCACCTGGCTCTTCGGAGACGGGTCAACCAGTAACGACATTGCACCAACACACACCTATGCGAACGAAGGTGTTTATGAAGTTTGTTTGGTTGCGGAGTGGCAGAATTGTTTTGATAGCACCTGCACCTATATTTCTGTAGGGCAAGGCAACCCTTGTGATGACTTCGCTGTAGAATTATTCTGGAACCAAGGTGGCAACGACACCTATTTCTTCAACGGAACCGCGAACCAACCGAACGTGACTTATACGTGGTTATTCGATGACGGAACCCCGGACGCAACTGGCCAGAATGTGCAACATGTTTTCACCGATCCGGGTACCTATTGGGTTTGTGTTGTGGGGACGTACTACAATGAAGTTGCTCAAGATACATGCATTGTTGAAGACTGCTTTTCATTGGTCGTAGCAGGAGGAAGCCCCTGCGACGAACTTGACTCCAACTTCAATTACTCAGGTGGCGCCTCCGGCATGAACTTCGCGAATGCCGTGATCAATAACACATGGACCTATTTCTGGGACTTCGGGGACGGCACAACGGACTATGGCCCAAATCCCTACCACACCTATCCAGCACCTGGTACTTACCAAACCTGCTTGACCGTATGGACCTGGGACCCGGTGAACCAGGACACGTGTTTTGCGGATCATTGTGAAGCGGTCATTGTTAGCGGCAGCGGAGATCCTTGTGAAAACCTGAATGCCGAATTCATATCCACGACCACACCGAACGGCACGTTCTTCAGTAACGCAACAACTGGCGTTGGTCCACAGACCACGTGGTATTGGGAGTTCGGCGATGGCAGCACCAGTAACGACGCGCAGCCGAACCATATGTTCACGGCGGGCACCTATACCGTTTGCCTCACGGCGATCAGCATCTTTGAGCAGCAAGGTGGCGGGGTGGTCACCTGTTCCGATTCAACGTGCCATACACTGGTGATCCAAGGCGGGGATCCATGCGATTTCCTGGTCGCCTGTTTCGAACCGACCCAGACCAGCTCCAACATTGTTTATTTCACCAACTGCACGCCGACTGAACTAGGAACTGTATTCACTTGGCATTTCGGAGATGGATCGATCAGTAACGACTTGGCACCAACACATACGTACGCGACCGAGGGCAGTTATGAAGTGTGTTTGATCGCAGAATGGCAGAATTGCTTTGATAGCACATGCACATATATCACCGTTGGGCAGGGTAACCCATGCGATGACTTCTCGGTATCCCTTGCGTGGAATGAAGGCGGCAATGCAACGTATTTCTTCAATGCCACATCAAACCGACCAAACACCAGTTTTACGTGGTATTTCGGGGATGATACACAATCAACCGGCGCAGCGACACAACACGTTTTCAATGATCCTGGGGAGTACGAGGTCTGTGTGCTGGGTGCTCTATACGACCCCATTACCGGAGACACGTGTTTGGTTGAAGACTGCGCAACGCTCACGGTAGGGAACACAATGGGCTGCGATAGTTTCTCCACTTGGTTTGATGTGGTCTACGGGAACGCAGCTGTATTCTTTGAAGCACATACTTCGCAGAGCGTAGATGGATATGTTTGGGATTTCGGCGATGGAACGGAAGGGTATGATAGCGACGAGATCCATTATTTCGAACCCCCGGGACCATACACTGTATGCCTGAGCACATATTACTGGAATCAGAATACACAGGACACCTGCTGGTCCACTTCCTGCCAAACGGTTGAGCCTTTTGGTCCGAATGGCGTTACCGATCTGAATGCACTAGACCTATTCAGCATCTATCCACAACCCGCAACCGATGTCATCACCATCGACGGTGCAACGCCTATGACAGAAGCGATTGTGCAGTTGTTCAGCATGGATGCTCGTCTGGAACACCAAGAACGGATCACGGCTTTACCCCATCAATTGAATGTTTCTCAATTACCACCAGCGGTTCATTTGATGCGGATCCAGTTGGATGGTATTCGATACAACTATCGCATAGTGATCCAATAG
- a CDS encoding T9SS type A sorting domain-containing protein yields MGTVSGPLLELSGVFWNCCVNDTIQYDISNSGLPGGVGSCSYLSQSVHGLQNGFESLIPHPNPSTAQFTFNLQQPKHIVVYDAFGREILQTFGSSVDLSGEPEEVYVARVFSNSSVNSPQVVRLVVAR; encoded by the coding sequence ATGGGAACAGTATCCGGTCCATTGTTAGAATTAAGCGGCGTGTTCTGGAATTGCTGTGTGAATGACACCATACAGTACGATATTAGCAACTCTGGTTTACCCGGCGGTGTTGGGTCGTGTTCCTATTTAAGCCAGAGTGTTCATGGGCTGCAAAATGGCTTTGAATCACTTATCCCACACCCCAACCCTTCCACCGCCCAATTCACCTTCAACCTACAACAACCCAAACACATTGTAGTTTACGATGCCTTTGGCCGCGAGATTCTACAAACCTTCGGAAGCAGCGTAGATCTTAGTGGAGAGCCGGAAGAGGTTTATGTGGCGCGGGTTTTTTCGAATAGTTCAGTGAACAGCCCCCAAGTGGTTCGGTTGGTGGTAGCGCGGTGA
- a CDS encoding IS5 family transposase, producing MDISDKQWEVLEKPLTSIFHKSETRGRPRQDPRAVLNGILWICRTGAPWADLPGRYPPYQTCHRYHKHWCKSGSWDKLLHALASDLRDRGKIDITECFIDGTFASAKKGACVGPTKKGKGTKIMAVTDAVGIPLTVRAFSASTHEVKLADRTIRSCAIKPKRVIADRAYDSDKLRRTLKKRGIQLVCPHRSNRKRQVHQDGRELRRYKRRWKVERLFAWLFNSRRTFVRYEYHADLFLGMVQLACVMIILKSYF from the coding sequence ATGGACATCAGCGACAAGCAATGGGAAGTGTTGGAAAAACCGCTTACAAGTATTTTTCATAAGAGCGAAACACGTGGCAGGCCCAGACAAGATCCACGTGCGGTGCTTAACGGGATCTTGTGGATATGCCGGACCGGTGCACCATGGGCAGATCTACCTGGCAGATACCCGCCATACCAGACTTGCCATCGGTACCACAAACACTGGTGCAAGAGCGGTTCTTGGGATAAACTGCTACATGCTCTTGCATCAGATCTACGCGATCGAGGGAAGATCGACATTACCGAATGCTTTATCGATGGCACCTTCGCAAGTGCCAAAAAGGGGGCTTGTGTTGGACCTACTAAGAAAGGGAAAGGCACCAAGATCATGGCAGTCACAGACGCTGTTGGTATTCCTCTCACCGTACGGGCCTTTAGCGCCAGCACCCATGAAGTAAAGCTAGCCGATAGGACGATCCGTTCGTGTGCCATAAAGCCCAAACGTGTGATCGCCGACAGGGCGTACGACAGTGACAAACTAAGACGCACATTGAAGAAACGCGGAATCCAACTGGTATGTCCGCACAGGAGTAACAGAAAACGACAAGTGCATCAAGATGGACGGGAATTACGGCGCTACAAACGCCGCTGGAAGGTCGAAAGGTTGTTCGCGTGGTTGTTTAACTCGCGCCGTACATTCGTTCGGTATGAATACCATGCAGACCTCTTCTTAGGCATGGTGCAGTTGGCTTGCGTAATGATAATTCTCAAAAGTTATTTTTGA
- a CDS encoding bifunctional hydroxymethylpyrimidine kinase/phosphomethylpyrimidine kinase, with amino-acid sequence MELITVGTVAFDRIETPFGIAEKTVGGAATYISLAASVFLEKMGLVSVVGDDFPEAVMQDLRKRGVDLSGLEVLKGKESFFWSGKYHYDMNNRDTLETRLNVLTELDPVLPEAYRKASYVMLGNLDPTVQGKVLDQMDKRPAMVVMDTMNFWMDIAMDKLKEVIARVDILTINDAEARQLSGEHSLVKAAAKIMAMGPKFLVVKKGEHGALLFGNDRVFFAPALPLEDIIDPTGAGDTFAGGFIGYLAHTKDHSFDNLKRAIIVGSAMASFTCEKFGIERLTELSRQDIDDRIRQFVELVDFDIELVAD; translated from the coding sequence ATGGAACTCATCACTGTAGGCACTGTCGCTTTTGATCGCATTGAAACCCCGTTCGGCATAGCTGAAAAAACTGTTGGTGGCGCTGCCACTTACATCTCTTTGGCCGCTTCGGTCTTCTTAGAGAAAATGGGCCTTGTAAGTGTTGTGGGCGATGATTTTCCAGAGGCAGTTATGCAGGACTTGCGCAAACGCGGCGTTGACCTAAGTGGTTTGGAAGTGCTTAAAGGCAAGGAAAGTTTCTTCTGGAGTGGTAAGTATCACTACGATATGAATAACCGTGACACGCTTGAAACGCGTTTGAACGTATTGACTGAACTGGACCCGGTGTTGCCGGAAGCGTATCGCAAAGCTTCATACGTAATGCTTGGAAACCTTGACCCGACGGTACAGGGTAAGGTATTGGACCAAATGGATAAGCGGCCTGCAATGGTGGTCATGGACACCATGAACTTCTGGATGGATATCGCCATGGATAAGCTGAAAGAAGTGATCGCTCGGGTCGATATTCTCACGATCAATGATGCCGAGGCACGCCAATTGAGCGGCGAACACAGTTTGGTGAAAGCGGCCGCCAAGATCATGGCAATGGGCCCAAAGTTCCTTGTAGTCAAGAAAGGAGAACACGGCGCTTTGCTGTTCGGTAATGACCGGGTGTTCTTTGCACCGGCGTTACCGCTCGAAGATATTATTGATCCTACCGGTGCCGGTGATACGTTTGCTGGTGGATTCATCGGTTACTTGGCACACACGAAGGACCATAGCTTCGATAATCTGAAGCGCGCCATTATTGTCGGAAGTGCTATGGCGAGCTTTACCTGTGAAAAGTTCGGCATTGAGCGTTTGACGGAACTGTCCCGTCAGGACATCGATGATCGTATTCGTCAATTCGTGGAATTGGTTGATTTCGACATTGAATTAGTGGCAGACTGA